The following proteins are encoded in a genomic region of Candidatus Methylomirabilota bacterium:
- a CDS encoding ABC transporter permease, with amino-acid sequence MSKYLVRRALISIPVLVGISVVLFTVLALAPGDPFEELATNANVPAEVRANLRAKFGLDDPLPLRYARWFSSMLRGDWGFSFVSRVDVDTLILQRLPVTLGVLGSAQLLAILIAVPIGTYSALRPYSVFDQAATTFALIGFSLPTFFTGLLFILLFSIYLDWLPFIFRADIGATGWRWYWEYARQSLMPVAVLGLFQAAAVTRFMRAAVLDVIRLEYVNTARAKGLSERVTLVKHVVRNALIPVVTLVALQIPSIFGGAIVTEQIFRVPGIGSLLISSILANDTPVIMAVTFVYSALVVVSNLAADLLYGWLDPRISYR; translated from the coding sequence ATGTCCAAGTACCTCGTACGCCGGGCGCTGATCTCGATCCCCGTGCTGGTCGGGATCAGCGTCGTCCTCTTCACCGTCCTGGCGTTGGCACCCGGCGATCCGTTCGAGGAGCTCGCGACGAACGCCAACGTCCCGGCGGAGGTACGGGCGAACCTCCGCGCGAAGTTCGGCCTCGACGACCCGCTGCCCCTGCGCTACGCGCGCTGGTTCAGCTCGATGCTCCGCGGCGACTGGGGGTTCTCCTTCGTGAGCCGCGTCGACGTGGACACGCTGATCCTCCAGCGCCTGCCCGTGACCCTCGGCGTCCTCGGCTCGGCGCAGCTCCTGGCGATCCTCATCGCGGTGCCGATCGGGACGTACTCGGCGCTCCGCCCCTACTCGGTCTTCGACCAGGCCGCGACGACCTTCGCGCTCATCGGCTTCTCGCTGCCGACCTTCTTCACGGGCCTCCTGTTCATCCTGCTGTTCAGCATCTATCTCGACTGGCTCCCCTTCATCTTCCGCGCCGACATCGGCGCGACCGGGTGGCGCTGGTACTGGGAGTACGCCCGCCAGTCCCTGATGCCGGTCGCGGTGCTCGGTCTCTTCCAGGCCGCGGCGGTGACGCGCTTCATGCGCGCGGCGGTCCTCGACGTGATCCGGCTCGAGTACGTCAATACGGCGCGCGCGAAGGGGCTCTCGGAGCGCGTCACGCTGGTCAAGCACGTCGTCCGGAACGCGCTGATCCCGGTGGTGACGCTCGTCGCGCTCCAGATCCCGAGCATCTTCGGCGGCGCGATCGTCACCGAGCAGATCTTCCGCGTCCCCGGGATCGGCTCCCTCCTCATCAGCTCGATCCTCGCGAACGACACGCCGGTGATCATGGCGGTCACGTTCGTCTACTCGGCGCTCGTCGTGGTCTCGAACCTCGCCGCCGACCTCCTGTACGGCTGGCTCGACCCGCGGATCTCCTACCGATGA
- a CDS encoding peptide ABC transporter substrate-binding protein — protein sequence ALKTLWWQGATLLNPHFAVGTKDQDASRIFYEPLASFDPDGNLVPFLAAEVPSVQNGGVARDGRSVTWRLKRNATWHDGKPFTADDVVFNWEYVIDPGTAAVTQGSYTNIEHIDKLDSHRIKIVFKKPTPFWADPFCGVRGAIIPKHLFQAYKGDKSREAPANLKPVGTGPYRFADFKPGDIVRGELYAGYHIPNRPFFDQVEMKGGGDAASAARAVIQTGEYDYAWNLQVEDEMLKRLEQGGKGRADIVAGGNIEHIQCNFTDPWTEVDGERSSIKTRHPFLVDPAVRLALSLLVDRGSVQEQIYGRTGIATANFLNSPSRYASKNMTWEFNVDRANQILDAAGWKRGGDGIREKDGKKLKLVYQTSINPLRQKNQQIVKQAAAKAGIDMELKSVTASVYFSSDAANPDTYGHFYTDIQMYTTTMTSPDPEFFMNQFTSWEVASKANKWQGRNITRWRSEEYDKVFRASEAELDPVKRAALFVKLNDLVIQNVVVIPVVFRPRVAGISNKLRDAVQSGWDSDFWALAYWTKQA from the coding sequence GAGGTCCCGAGCGTGCAGAACGGCGGCGTCGCGAGGGACGGGCGCTCGGTCACCTGGAGGCTCAAGCGGAACGCCACCTGGCACGACGGCAAGCCGTTCACCGCCGACGACGTCGTCTTCAACTGGGAGTACGTGATCGACCCCGGCACCGCGGCGGTCACCCAGGGCTCCTACACGAACATCGAGCACATCGACAAGCTCGACAGCCATCGGATCAAGATCGTCTTCAAGAAGCCGACGCCGTTCTGGGCCGATCCCTTCTGTGGTGTCCGCGGCGCGATCATCCCGAAGCACCTCTTCCAGGCCTACAAGGGCGACAAGTCGCGCGAGGCGCCCGCCAACCTCAAGCCCGTCGGCACCGGCCCCTACAGGTTCGCGGACTTCAAGCCCGGCGACATCGTGCGAGGCGAGCTCTACGCGGGCTACCACATCCCGAACCGGCCCTTCTTCGACCAGGTCGAGATGAAGGGCGGCGGGGACGCGGCCTCCGCGGCGCGCGCCGTCATCCAGACGGGCGAGTACGACTACGCGTGGAACCTGCAGGTGGAGGACGAGATGCTCAAGCGCCTCGAGCAGGGCGGCAAGGGGCGCGCCGACATCGTGGCCGGCGGCAACATCGAGCACATCCAGTGCAACTTCACCGACCCGTGGACCGAAGTCGACGGCGAGCGCTCGTCCATCAAGACGCGGCACCCCTTCCTCGTCGACCCGGCGGTGCGGCTCGCGCTCAGCCTGCTCGTGGACCGCGGCTCGGTGCAGGAGCAGATCTACGGACGGACGGGCATCGCCACCGCCAATTTCCTGAACTCGCCGTCGCGGTATGCGTCGAAGAACATGACGTGGGAGTTCAACGTGGACCGCGCGAACCAGATCCTCGACGCCGCGGGCTGGAAGCGCGGGGGCGACGGCATCCGGGAGAAGGACGGCAAGAAGCTGAAGCTCGTCTACCAGACGTCGATCAACCCGCTGCGCCAGAAGAACCAGCAGATCGTCAAGCAGGCGGCCGCCAAGGCGGGGATCGACATGGAGCTGAAGTCGGTGACGGCGTCGGTGTACTTCTCGTCGGACGCGGCCAACCCCGATACCTACGGGCACTTCTACACCGACATCCAGATGTACACGACGACGATGACCTCGCCGGACCCCGAGTTCTTCATGAACCAGTTCACCTCCTGGGAGGTCGCGTCCAAGGCGAACAAGTGGCAGGGGCGCAACATCACCCGCTGGCGCAGCGAGGAGTACGACAAGGTCTTCCGCGCGTCCGAGGCCGAGCTCGACCCGGTCAAGCGCGCGGCGCTCTTCGTCAAGCTGAACGACCTCGTGATCCAGAACGTCGTCGTGATCCCGGTCGTGTTCCGGCCGCGGGTGGCCGGCATCTCGAACAAGCTGCGCGACGCGGTCCAGAGCGGCTGGGACTCCGACTTCTGGGCGCTCGCGTACTGGACCAAGCAGGCGTAG